Proteins from one Streptomyces sp. NBC_00390 genomic window:
- the tsaD gene encoding tRNA (adenosine(37)-N6)-threonylcarbamoyltransferase complex transferase subunit TsaD, whose amino-acid sequence MADEPLVLGIETSCDETGVGIVRGTTLLADAIASSVDTHARFGGVVPEIASRAHLEAMVPTIERALKDAGVSARDLDGIAVTAGPGLAGALLVGVSAAKAYAYALNKPLYGVNHLASHICVDQLEHGPLPEPTMALLVSGGHSSLLLAPDITADVRPMGATIDDAAGEAFDKIARVLDLGFPGGPVIDRLAKEGDPNAIAFPRGLSGSRDPAYDFSFSGLKTAVARWIEAKRAAGEEVPVRDVAASFQEAVVDVLTRKAVRACKDEGVDHLMIGGGVAANSRLRALAQERCERAGIRLRVPRPKLCTDNGAMVAALGAEMVARNRPASDWELSADSSLPVTEPHVPGADHVHDHDHVHEISKDNLYS is encoded by the coding sequence ATGGCTGACGAACCGCTCGTACTCGGCATCGAGACCTCCTGCGACGAGACCGGCGTCGGCATCGTCCGCGGTACGACCCTGCTCGCCGACGCGATCGCCTCCAGCGTGGACACACATGCCCGCTTCGGCGGTGTGGTGCCCGAGATCGCCTCCCGCGCGCACCTCGAGGCGATGGTGCCCACCATCGAACGCGCCCTGAAGGACGCGGGCGTCTCCGCTCGCGACCTCGACGGCATCGCGGTCACCGCCGGACCCGGCCTCGCGGGCGCGCTGCTGGTCGGCGTATCGGCGGCGAAGGCGTACGCGTACGCGCTGAACAAGCCGCTGTACGGCGTCAATCACCTCGCCTCGCACATCTGTGTCGACCAGCTGGAGCACGGCCCGCTGCCCGAGCCGACGATGGCGCTGCTGGTCTCCGGCGGTCACTCGTCGCTGCTGCTCGCGCCCGACATCACCGCCGACGTACGGCCCATGGGCGCGACGATCGACGACGCGGCGGGCGAGGCCTTCGACAAGATCGCCCGGGTGCTGGACCTGGGCTTCCCCGGCGGCCCGGTGATCGACCGGCTGGCGAAGGAGGGCGACCCGAACGCGATCGCGTTCCCGCGCGGACTGAGCGGATCGCGCGACCCGGCGTACGACTTCTCCTTCTCCGGGCTCAAGACGGCTGTGGCCCGCTGGATCGAGGCCAAGCGCGCGGCGGGCGAGGAGGTGCCGGTACGGGATGTGGCCGCGTCCTTCCAGGAGGCCGTGGTCGACGTGCTGACGCGCAAGGCGGTGCGCGCCTGCAAGGACGAGGGCGTGGACCACCTGATGATCGGCGGCGGAGTGGCGGCCAACTCCCGGCTGCGGGCGCTTGCCCAGGAGCGGTGCGAGCGGGCCGGCATCCGGCTGCGCGTGCCGCGTCCGAAGCTGTGCACGGACAACGGCGCGATGGTCGCGGCCCTGGGCGCGGAGATGGTGGCCAGGAACCGGCCGGCCTCCGACTGGGAGCTGTCGGCGGACTCGTCGCTGCCGGTGACGGAGCCGCATGTACCGGGCGCGGACCACGTCCACGACCACGATCACGTGCACGAGATCAGTAAGGACAACCTCTACTCATGA
- the rimI gene encoding ribosomal protein S18-alanine N-acetyltransferase: MRWWDIQPVLELEHELFPEDAWSVGMFWSELAHSRGPQSTRRYIVAEDGEGRIVGYAGLAAAGGLGDVQTIAVDRSQWSTGLGSRLLTDLLQHATAFECDEVLLEVRVDNTRAQKLYGRFGFEPIGFRRGYYQPGNVDALVMRLHVQGTETH, translated from the coding sequence ATGCGCTGGTGGGACATCCAGCCGGTGCTGGAGCTCGAGCACGAGCTGTTCCCCGAGGACGCCTGGTCGGTCGGCATGTTCTGGTCCGAACTCGCGCACTCCCGCGGCCCGCAGTCCACCCGCCGCTACATCGTGGCCGAGGACGGCGAAGGCCGGATCGTCGGGTACGCGGGACTCGCGGCCGCCGGCGGGCTCGGGGACGTACAGACCATCGCCGTCGATCGCAGCCAGTGGAGCACCGGCCTCGGCTCCCGGCTGCTCACCGATCTGCTGCAGCACGCCACCGCCTTCGAGTGCGACGAGGTGCTTCTCGAAGTGCGCGTGGACAACACCCGGGCCCAGAAGCTGTACGGGCGCTTCGGCTTCGAGCCCATCGGATTCCGCCGCGGCTACTACCAGCCGGGCAATGTCGACGCCCTCGTCATGCGCCTCCACGTACAAGGAACTGAGACTCACTGA
- the tsaB gene encoding tRNA (adenosine(37)-N6)-threonylcarbamoyltransferase complex dimerization subunit type 1 TsaB — MLLLAMDTATPAVTAALHDGSSVVAESSRVDARRHGELLLPAVDAVLAEAGVKLDAVTGIVVGVGPGPYTGLRVGLVTAATFGSALGVPVHGVCTLDGLAYASGLDDGPFVVATDARRKEVYWARYEHARSRVTDPSVDRPADIAEQVAGLPAVGAGALLYPETFQDTRGPEHVSAAALAALAAERLASGADFLPPQPLYLRRPDAQVPKNYKVVTPK; from the coding sequence GTGCTCTTGCTCGCCATGGATACCGCCACGCCCGCCGTCACCGCCGCCCTGCACGACGGCAGCTCCGTCGTCGCCGAGTCCAGCCGGGTGGACGCGCGCCGCCACGGGGAGCTGTTGCTGCCCGCCGTCGACGCCGTCCTCGCAGAGGCCGGTGTGAAGCTCGACGCCGTCACCGGCATCGTCGTCGGCGTCGGCCCCGGCCCGTACACGGGCCTGCGCGTAGGCCTGGTGACCGCCGCCACGTTCGGCTCGGCGCTCGGCGTGCCCGTGCACGGCGTGTGCACGCTGGACGGGCTGGCGTACGCCTCCGGCCTCGACGACGGCCCGTTCGTCGTGGCAACGGACGCGCGCCGCAAGGAGGTCTACTGGGCGCGCTACGAGCATGCCCGCAGCCGCGTCACCGATCCCTCCGTCGACCGCCCTGCCGACATCGCAGAACAGGTCGCCGGCCTGCCGGCCGTCGGTGCGGGCGCGCTCCTGTACCCCGAGACGTTCCAGGACACCCGGGGCCCCGAGCACGTCTCGGCCGCGGCCCTCGCCGCCCTCGCCGCCGAGAGACTCGCTTCCGGCGCGGACTTCCTGCCGCCGCAGCCGCTCTACCTGCGCCGCCCCGACGCCCAGGTGCCCAAGAACTACAAGGTGGTCACTCCGAAGTGA
- the tsaE gene encoding tRNA (adenosine(37)-N6)-threonylcarbamoyltransferase complex ATPase subunit type 1 TsaE — protein sequence MEAPHSPVAETPAARSTRMLVESPEQMQELGRRLAKLLRPGDLVMLTGELGAGKTTLTRGLGEGLGVRGAVTSPTFVIARVHPSLTGGPALVHVDAYRLGGGLDEMEDLDLDVSLPESVVVVEWGDGKVEDLTDDRLHVIIHRVVGNTEDERREVTLSGYGPRWASLDLTVA from the coding sequence ATGGAAGCACCGCACAGCCCGGTGGCTGAGACACCGGCCGCCCGTTCCACCCGCATGCTGGTCGAATCCCCAGAGCAGATGCAGGAGTTGGGGCGCAGACTCGCGAAGCTGCTGCGCCCCGGCGACCTGGTGATGCTCACGGGTGAGCTCGGCGCGGGCAAGACGACGCTGACCCGGGGCCTCGGCGAGGGCCTCGGTGTGCGCGGCGCGGTCACGTCCCCGACGTTCGTGATCGCCCGTGTGCACCCGTCGCTGACGGGGGGCCCTGCCCTGGTCCACGTGGATGCGTACCGCCTCGGCGGCGGCCTCGACGAGATGGAGGACCTGGACCTGGACGTCTCGCTGCCGGAGTCGGTGGTGGTCGTGGAATGGGGCGACGGGAAGGTCGAGGACCTGACGGACGACCGCCTGCACGTGATCATCCACCGGGTGGTGGGCAATACCGAGGACGAGCGGCGCGAGGTGACGCTGAGCGGCTACGGGCCGCGGTGGGCGTCGTTGGACCTGACGGTCGCGTAG
- a CDS encoding alpha/beta fold hydrolase, producing the protein MSETSTGDVAEAAAAVATGNWRRAGFAGAAIGVIAAGAAAGVALERLTVGRGMRMKARLALDAAGPYGALRGVPGKAVADDGTELYYEVDELDPDAAAPRRRRLFGRKAPAPVTVVFSHGYCLNQDSWHFQRAALRGLVRTVHWDQRSHGRSARGASEAGHDGSQVSIDRLGRDLKTVIDAAAPTGPLVLVGHSMGGMTMMALAEHYPELVRDRVAGAAFVGTSCGKLGEVSYGLPVAGVNAVRRVLPGVLRALGSQAELVERGRRATADLFAGLIKRYSFSSKDVDPAVARFAERMIESTPIDVVAEFYPAFAEHDKSEALTAFLDLPVLVLAGDKDLVTPSSHSEAIGDLLPEAELVIVPDAGHLVMLEHPEVVTDRLADLLARTGAVPATGNVGSYGSTAQPGG; encoded by the coding sequence GTGAGCGAGACCAGTACGGGGGACGTGGCGGAGGCCGCTGCGGCGGTGGCCACGGGCAACTGGCGCCGGGCGGGCTTCGCCGGTGCGGCGATAGGTGTGATCGCGGCCGGTGCGGCCGCGGGTGTCGCGCTCGAACGGCTCACCGTGGGCCGCGGCATGCGCATGAAGGCACGTCTCGCCCTGGATGCGGCCGGGCCCTACGGCGCACTGCGCGGCGTGCCCGGCAAGGCGGTCGCCGACGACGGCACCGAGCTGTACTACGAGGTGGACGAGCTCGACCCGGACGCGGCAGCGCCGCGCCGCAGGCGGCTCTTCGGGCGCAAGGCACCGGCGCCGGTCACCGTGGTCTTCAGCCACGGCTACTGCCTCAACCAGGACTCCTGGCACTTCCAGCGGGCCGCGCTGCGCGGCCTGGTGCGCACGGTGCACTGGGACCAGCGCAGCCACGGCCGCTCGGCCCGGGGCGCCTCGGAGGCGGGCCACGACGGGAGCCAGGTCTCCATCGACCGGCTGGGCCGGGACCTGAAGACCGTCATCGACGCGGCCGCGCCCACCGGCCCGCTGGTGCTGGTCGGCCATTCCATGGGCGGCATGACGATGATGGCGCTGGCCGAGCACTACCCGGAGCTGGTGCGGGACCGTGTGGCCGGAGCCGCGTTCGTCGGCACCTCGTGCGGGAAGCTCGGCGAGGTCAGCTACGGCCTGCCGGTGGCCGGCGTGAACGCCGTGCGACGCGTCCTGCCGGGCGTGTTGCGGGCGCTCGGTTCTCAGGCCGAGCTGGTCGAGCGGGGCCGACGGGCCACCGCCGACCTGTTCGCGGGCCTCATCAAGCGGTACTCGTTCTCCTCGAAGGACGTGGACCCGGCGGTGGCCCGCTTCGCCGAACGGATGATCGAGTCGACCCCGATCGATGTGGTCGCCGAGTTCTACCCGGCTTTCGCCGAGCACGACAAGTCCGAGGCGCTCACCGCGTTCCTGGACCTGCCGGTGCTGGTGCTCGCCGGAGACAAGGACCTGGTCACGCCGAGTTCGCACAGCGAGGCGATCGGGGACCTGCTGCCGGAGGCGGAGCTGGTGATCGTGCCGGACGCCGGGCATCTGGTGATGCTGGAGCATCCCGAGGTGGTCACCGACCGGCTGGCGGACCTGCTCGCCCGCACCGGGGCGGTGCCCGCAACGGGTAACGTCGGCTCGTATGGAAGCACCGCACAGCCCGGTGGCTGA
- the alr gene encoding alanine racemase → MSQTPPTQAAPTQAGPKTSLPRTAPLRARAEIDLAALRANVRVLRDRAPHAALMAVVKSDAYGHGMVPCARAALQAGATWLGTATPHEALTLRAAGITSRIMCWLWTPGDPWREGIEADLDMSVSALWALTEVTAAARDAGRPARIQLKADTGLGRNGCQPADWPELVAAARSAEDAGLVRVTGLWSHFACADEPGHPSIAAQLNVFRDMVTYAEKAGIEPEVRHIANSPATLTLPDAHFDLVRTGIAMYGVSPSPELGTPADFGLRPVMTLAASVALVKRVPAGHGVSYGHHYVTSDETTLGLIPIGYADGVPRHASGRGPVLVGGSWRRVAGRVAMDQFVVDLGGQQVPEGSEAVLFGPGDRGEPTAEDWAQAADTIGYEIVTRIGTRIPRVYLNELNGLREPAGMHEGFGDYDDE, encoded by the coding sequence ATGAGCCAGACACCACCGACGCAGGCAGCACCGACGCAGGCCGGACCGAAGACGTCCTTGCCGCGGACGGCGCCCCTGCGGGCCCGTGCCGAGATCGACCTCGCGGCCCTGCGCGCCAATGTGCGCGTGCTGCGCGACCGCGCGCCCCACGCTGCGCTGATGGCCGTGGTGAAGTCCGACGCGTACGGACACGGCATGGTGCCGTGCGCCCGCGCGGCGCTCCAGGCCGGCGCCACCTGGCTCGGCACCGCCACTCCGCACGAGGCGCTCACGCTGCGCGCCGCCGGTATCACGAGCCGGATCATGTGCTGGCTGTGGACGCCCGGCGACCCCTGGCGCGAGGGCATCGAAGCCGATCTGGACATGTCGGTGAGCGCCCTGTGGGCGCTGACCGAGGTCACCGCGGCGGCCCGGGACGCGGGCCGGCCCGCCCGCATCCAGCTGAAGGCCGACACCGGACTCGGCCGCAACGGCTGCCAGCCCGCCGACTGGCCCGAGCTCGTCGCGGCCGCCCGCAGCGCCGAGGACGCCGGACTGGTCCGCGTCACCGGCCTGTGGTCCCACTTCGCCTGCGCGGACGAGCCGGGGCACCCCTCGATCGCCGCTCAGCTGAACGTGTTCCGCGACATGGTGACGTACGCCGAGAAGGCGGGCATCGAACCCGAGGTCCGGCACATCGCCAACTCCCCGGCCACGCTCACGCTGCCCGACGCGCACTTCGACCTCGTGCGGACCGGCATCGCCATGTACGGCGTCTCGCCCAGCCCCGAACTGGGCACCCCCGCCGACTTCGGGCTGCGCCCGGTGATGACGCTCGCGGCGTCCGTCGCGCTGGTCAAGCGCGTCCCGGCGGGCCACGGCGTCAGCTACGGCCACCACTACGTCACCTCCGACGAGACGACGCTCGGTCTCATCCCCATCGGTTACGCGGACGGTGTTCCCCGCCATGCCTCCGGCCGCGGGCCGGTCCTGGTCGGCGGGTCCTGGCGGCGGGTGGCCGGGCGGGTGGCGATGGACCAGTTCGTCGTCGATCTCGGTGGGCAGCAGGTCCCGGAAGGCTCGGAGGCGGTGCTGTTCGGTCCCGGCGACCGGGGCGAGCCGACCGCGGAGGACTGGGCCCAGGCGGCGGACACCATCGGGTACGAGATCGTCACGCGCATCGGTACGAGGATTCCCCGCGTCTATCTGAACGAACTGAACGGACTTCGCGAGCCGGCCGGCATGCACGAGGGCTTCGGCGACTACGACGACGAGTAG
- a CDS encoding NAD(P)H-hydrate dehydratase yields the protein MRTAYSVETVRHAEAQLMARLPEGALMQRAAAGLAAAGAALLGRVYGARVVLLVGSGDNGGDALYAGSRLARRGAGVEAVLLAPDRAHPAALADFLRAGGRVTDDPFEVLAVADLVLDGITGIGGHGGLRPDAVPVARAARGSNAVVVAVDLPSGVEADSGEVHGEALRADATVTFGAHKPGLLIDPAREYAGTVRLVDIGLDDHLPGLPELEALQHVDVARMLPVPAAESDKYRRGVVGVAAGSARYPGAAVLAVAGALRGGAGAVRYVGPAADAVIARFPECLVHAGPPARAGRVQAWVVGPGLGDDSEPVRDVVASDVPVLVDADGLRLMDAVAVRERAARGVPTLLTPHAGEAAALLGVERAEVEGARLAAVRELGARFGATVLLKGSTTLVAAPDGGRSPVRVNPMGTPWLATAGSGDVLSGLAGSLLAAGLDARDAGSAAAYLHGLAARHAAAQGAPITAYEVASALPFAWHDVRE from the coding sequence ATGCGTACTGCGTACAGCGTGGAGACCGTGCGGCACGCCGAGGCCCAGCTGATGGCCCGCCTCCCGGAGGGTGCCCTCATGCAGCGGGCGGCCGCCGGACTCGCGGCGGCCGGTGCCGCACTGCTGGGCCGGGTGTACGGCGCCCGGGTGGTCCTTCTCGTCGGCAGCGGCGACAACGGCGGCGACGCCCTGTACGCAGGGTCCCGCCTCGCCCGCCGCGGCGCCGGTGTCGAAGCCGTGCTCCTCGCCCCCGACCGCGCCCATCCCGCCGCCCTCGCCGACTTCCTCCGTGCGGGCGGCCGGGTCACGGACGACCCGTTCGAGGTGCTGGCCGTCGCCGATCTCGTCCTGGACGGCATCACCGGCATCGGCGGTCACGGCGGACTGCGCCCTGATGCCGTCCCCGTGGCCCGGGCCGCCCGCGGCTCGAACGCCGTCGTCGTCGCCGTCGACCTGCCGAGCGGCGTCGAGGCGGACTCCGGCGAGGTGCACGGCGAGGCGCTGCGCGCGGACGCCACCGTCACGTTCGGCGCGCACAAGCCGGGCCTGCTGATCGACCCGGCCCGGGAGTACGCGGGCACGGTCCGCCTCGTCGACATCGGCCTCGACGACCACCTGCCGGGCCTGCCCGAGCTCGAGGCGCTGCAACACGTGGACGTGGCCCGGATGTTGCCCGTCCCGGCCGCGGAGAGCGACAAGTACCGGCGCGGGGTCGTCGGCGTCGCCGCCGGTTCGGCGCGCTATCCGGGCGCGGCGGTGCTCGCGGTCGCCGGCGCGCTGCGCGGCGGGGCGGGTGCCGTGCGGTACGTCGGCCCGGCCGCCGATGCCGTGATCGCGCGCTTCCCGGAGTGCCTCGTGCACGCCGGGCCCCCGGCCAGGGCGGGCCGGGTCCAGGCCTGGGTGGTCGGCCCGGGGCTCGGCGACGACAGCGAGCCCGTGCGGGACGTGGTGGCCTCGGACGTTCCCGTGCTCGTGGACGCCGACGGGCTGCGGCTGATGGATGCAGTGGCGGTGCGGGAGCGGGCGGCCCGGGGCGTACCCACGCTGCTGACCCCGCACGCCGGGGAGGCGGCCGCGCTGCTGGGTGTGGAGCGTGCGGAGGTGGAGGGGGCAAGGCTCGCCGCCGTGCGGGAGTTGGGGGCGCGTTTCGGGGCGACCGTGCTGCTCAAGGGGTCCACGACACTGGTCGCCGCGCCGGACGGCGGGAGATCACCGGTCCGGGTCAATCCCATGGGCACGCCGTGGCTGGCCACCGCGGGCAGCGGCGATGTGCTCTCGGGCCTGGCCGGATCGCTGCTGGCGGCCGGCCTGGATGCACGCGACGCCGGTTCCGCGGCGGCATATCTGCATGGGCTGGCCGCCCGTCACGCGGCGGCGCAGGGCGCGCCGATCACGGCGTACGAGGTGGCCTCGGCCCTCCCGTTCGCCTGGCATGACGTGCGTGAATAG
- a CDS encoding holo-ACP synthase, with protein sequence MIIGVGIDVAEIDRFAESMRRTPAMAKRLFLDRELLLPSGERRGYASLAARFAAKEALAKALGAPAGLLWTDAEVYVEDTGRPRLRVRGTVAERASELGVRSWHVSLSHDAGVASAVVIAEG encoded by the coding sequence GTGATCATTGGGGTGGGGATCGATGTCGCGGAGATCGACCGGTTCGCCGAGTCGATGAGACGCACGCCGGCGATGGCGAAGCGGCTCTTCCTGGACCGCGAGTTGCTGCTGCCGAGCGGCGAGCGGCGGGGGTATGCCTCGCTTGCTGCCCGGTTCGCCGCGAAGGAGGCACTGGCCAAGGCTCTGGGTGCGCCGGCCGGGCTGCTGTGGACGGACGCGGAGGTGTACGTCGAGGACACCGGCCGGCCCCGGCTGCGGGTCCGCGGCACGGTCGCCGAGCGGGCGTCCGAGCTCGGTGTGCGGTCCTGGCACGTGTCGCTCAGTCACGACGCCGGCGTGGCCTCGGCCGTGGTGATCGCCGAGGGGTAG